Within Methylothermaceae bacteria B42, the genomic segment ATTCTATGAATAGATGGCCTCTCTAATTTGATCTAAATCAAATATTGTTTTGATAACCAATGAAATGAATTGTCAATTTGGAATAAACAATATTACCATTACGAGTTTATGGTTTTTGGTTGTAAATGGTCGGTATTCCGAACTTATTTTCCAGCCTGTGGTCTTTAAAACATGAACGCCATGTTCCAAGGCCGCCTAAGCCGTGGGGACCAAAGGCGGCTGACCACACTGCTCCAAACGCTGGAAGCCGAGGCTGACCATTTCCTCGGTTATCCCTGTAATCGCGCCTTCGATTATACAGAGCTTTTTCCCTTTTTAGCCTACACCATCAATAATGTGGGCGATCCTAACGTTAAAAGTCTTTACCGGCTTAATACCCACGAATTCGAACGGGAAGTGGTCGATTTTTTTGCCGGACAGATCCATGCCCCGGAAGAAATTTGGGGTTATGTCACCAACGGCGGCACCGAAGGCAATCTGTACGGCCTTTACCTGGGGCGGGAGATCCTTCCCCAGGGTATCGTCTATTATTCCGAAGACACCCACTACAGCGTTGCCAAAATCCTGCGTATCCTGCGGGCCCGCAGTATTATGATCAAAAGCCGCCCGGATGGGGAAATCGATTACGAAGATCTGGCCGAGACCCTCAAAATCCACCGGGACGTGCCACCGATTTTGCTGGTCAATATCGGCACCACCATGAAAGGGGCGATTGATAATCTGGACAGGATTCACGCCATCCTTAAAAACCTCGCCATTCACGACTTTTATATCCACGCCGACGCCGCCTTGAGCGGCATGATTCTGCCTTTCGTTGATGATCCCCAACCGTTTGATTTCCGCCACGGCATCGACAGCATCGCCATCAGCGGCCATAAAATGATCGGATCCCCTTTGCCCTGCGGGGTGGTGCTGGCGAAAAAATCCCACGTGCGCCAGATCGCCCGCTCGGTGGAATATGTGGGCACCTTGGATACCACTATCTCGGGTTCGCGCAACGGCATTACGCCATTGTTTTTATGGTATGCGATCCGCAGCCGGGGGGTAGAAGGGTTTCGCGGGGCGGTGGAATCCTCCCTGCAAATGGCCCAATATGCCGTGGACCAGTTCCGGCAGGCAGGCATCGATGCCTGGCGGCACCGCAATTCGCTGACCGTGGTTTTTCCCCGCCAGGCGGAAGAAACCTTGAAGCGCTGGCAAATCGCGGTCCATGACGACATCGCCCACATTATCACCATGCCCCACGTGGAGAAGTGGCAAATCGACGCATTGCTTCAGGAGATGCTGGATGAAACAGATAACCATCGTCGCCCGCAACCGGGCCGGTCTGCTGGCTGAAATTACGGAAAAGCTGGCCAAAGCCCAGGTCAACATCGAAACCTTGGACGTGGAATCCCTCGACACCCAGGGCATCATGGTATTGACCGTCGATCGCTACGACGCCG encodes:
- a CDS encoding histidine decarboxylase (catalyzes the formation of histamine from L-histidine); this encodes MNAMFQGRLSRGDQRRLTTLLQTLEAEADHFLGYPCNRAFDYTELFPFLAYTINNVGDPNVKSLYRLNTHEFEREVVDFFAGQIHAPEEIWGYVTNGGTEGNLYGLYLGREILPQGIVYYSEDTHYSVAKILRILRARSIMIKSRPDGEIDYEDLAETLKIHRDVPPILLVNIGTTMKGAIDNLDRIHAILKNLAIHDFYIHADAALSGMILPFVDDPQPFDFRHGIDSIAISGHKMIGSPLPCGVVLAKKSHVRQIARSVEYVGTLDTTISGSRNGITPLFLWYAIRSRGVEGFRGAVESSLQMAQYAVDQFRQAGIDAWRHRNSLTVVFPRQAEETLKRWQIAVHDDIAHIITMPHVEKWQIDALLQEMLDETDNHRRPQPGRSAG